A segment of the Corynebacterium resistens DSM 45100 genome:
CAAGGCTCCATCGCCACCTTCCGCCCAGACGCGCGTTTCAACCACGCGCACGCCATGCTTTTCACCCCATGCCTGCAACGCTTCCCGCTCTGCTGGGGTGTCGGAAGCGAAAGCATTCAAAGCGACCACCGGTTCGGTATTGAATTTGCGCGTGTTCGCCACATGGCGTTCCAGGTTCACCAACCCGGCCTCCAAGGCTTCGAGGTTTTCGCTGGTGAGGTCACTCTTTGCCACACCACCATTGAACTTCAAAGACCGAATGGTAGCTACGATGACGACAGCACCGACGTTCAAATCGCCGGCACGAGCCTTGATGTCAAAGAATTTTTCCGCACCCAAATCTGAACCGAATCCAGCTTCGGTCAGAACTACATCCGCCAAGCCTAAAGCCGTTTTTGTCGCGACAAGGGAATTACATCCGTGAGCGATATTCGCAAAAGGCCCCCCGTGAACCAAAGCGGGTGTGCCACCCAAGGTTTGTACCAAGTTGGGATTGATGGCGTCGCGAAGCAACACCGCAAGCGCGCCCGTGGCCTTGAGATCGGCGGCAGTGACAGGAGAGCGATCGTAGGTCTGGCCCACCACAATTCGGCCGAGACGAGTCTTGAGGTCTGCGAAATCGCTAGCCAAACAGAGGATAGCCATGATCTCGCTAGCAGCGGTGATATCGAATCCGGCTTCTCGGGGTACGCCCTGTACTGGGCCGCCAAGGCCAGTCACGATATTGCGCAGCGCACGGTCGTTGACATCGAGGCAACGGCGCCACGTGACTCGGCGCGGATCAATGTTAAGAGCATTGCCGTGGTGAATGTGATTATCGACGATGGCGGCCAAAGTGTTCGTAGCTGCCGTGATTGCATGCATATCGCCAGTGAAGTGCAGATTGATGTCCTCCATGGGAACAACCTGCGCGTATCCGCCGCCGGCAGCGCCTCCCTTGATGCCCATGACTGGCCCTTGTGAAGGTTCGCGAATGGCCACAATGGAGTTGTGCCCCCGAAGATTCATCGCATCGGCCAAACCGATCAGCACTGTCGATTTACCCTCACCAGCGGGGGTGGGGCTCATGGCTGTGACCAACACTAACTGCCCGTTTGGGGTCTTGGCTGCTGTGTTAGGTGACTGCAGCGACTCTTGCGGCATCTTCGAGTTCAATGCCCCGATATCGATCTTGGCCTTCGCCCGACCAAATGGAAGCAAAGCTTCTGAAGGGATGTTCGCCTTGGTGGCAATATCCTCAATGGGCTGCAACTCATGCGCTTGGGCGATTTCAACATCAGTGGGCTGTGCTGCTGTAGTCATAACTTTCACTCTAGGCGCACGCCGACGAAGCAGACTACACCAACAACCACGTTAATACCCCCAATACGGAGAATTTTCCCCGATAAAGGTAGGGTAGGAGGGGTATCAAGGCCTATTCGGCAAAGATCCACGATCCGCGATTAAACAATCAACGATCGACACATATCGACGAAACTCGACCAACGAGGAATGAATGACTTCCCACGTGCCTAATCAGAACGACTGGAACGAGCGCCTTCACTTGGCCCAGGAGATGCTCCCGCTGATCTCCCGCCTGCACCGCGAAAACAACGTGGTCACTAGCATCTTCGGTCGTCTTCTGGTCAATGTCACCGATATTGACATCATCAAGAGCCACCGTTACGCCCGTCGCGTGGTGGAAAAGGAACTGCCACTGAGCTCCACGTTGCCAGTCCTGCAGGAACTGGTGAAGATGAACTTGGGCACCTCGTCAATCGACATCGGATCCCTTGCTTCTCGTTTCGAGAAGTCGGGAGAGACCGACCTGCGCGCTTACCTGGATAAGGAGCTGGCAGAGGTTGTTGGCACCAACGACCAACGTGAACCACGCGATGTCGTCCTGTATGGCTTTGGTCGCATCGGTCGCCTGTTGGCCCGCATCCTGATTTCCCGCGAAGCTATGTACGGTGGCGCTCGCTTGCGCGCAGTGGTAGTCCGTTCCAAGGGCGAGGGCGACATCATCAAGCGCGCCTCTCTGCTGCGTCGCGATTCGGTTCACGGTGCGTTCGATGGCACTATCTCCACCGATGTAGAGAACAACACCATCTGGGCGAACGGCACTCCAATCAAGATCATTTACGCCAACAGCCCAACGGAGATCGACTACACCGAGTACGGCATCAAGGATGCAATCGTAGTGGACAACACCGGTGTGTGGCGGGACCGCGATGGCCTCAGCCAGCACCTGCAGTCCAAGGGAGTATCCAAGGTACTTCTGACCGCTCCGGGTAAGGGCGATATCAAGAACATCGTCTACGGCATCAACCACGGTGACATCGCCGAAGATGACAACATCTTGTCCGCAGCTTCCTGCACCACCAACGGCATCACCCCTGTTCTCAAGGTCATCAACGACCGCTACGGCGTGCAGCACGGCCATGTCGAGACGGTTCACTCCTTCACTAACGATCAGAACCTCATTGACAACTTCCACAAGGGCGAGCGCCGTGGTCGCGCTGCGGGGCTGAACATGGTTCTGACTGCGACCGGCGCGGCGTCGGCAGTAGCGAAGGCGCTGCCTGAATTCAAGGGCAAGCTGACCGGTAACGCGATTCGCGTACCAACCCCCGACGTATCCATGGCAGTGCTGAACCTGACCTTGGACAAGGAAGTCGAAGCTGATGAGGTTAACAACTACCTGCGTCGCGTATCACTGCACTCCACGCTGCGCCAGCAGATCGACTTCATCAAGTCCCCAGAAGTGGTTTCCACCGACTTCGTAGGCACCACCCACGCCGGCATTGTCGATGGCTTGGCGACGATTGCTTCCGGCAACCACCTGGTGCTGTACGTCTGGTACGACAATGAGTTCGGATACTCCAACCAGGTCATCCGCATTGTCGAAGAGATCGCAGGCGTGCGCCCCAAGGTTCTGCCGCAGCGCGCTGCCGCCCAAGATCTTTAATCCAGCTTACAAACTGAGGAGCTGCACGACGTGACAACCACCCGTCACTTCGGGCACACCATTCGGGAACACACTCTCGAGGTTCCGTGGGATCACGCCGATCCTGCCCGCCTCGGGAGTTTTTCCCTTTACGCCCGAGAAATCATTGCCGATGGCGGTGAAAACCGCCCGTATTTGGTCTACTTCCAAGGCGGCCCCGGTTTTCCCGCGCCGCGTCCGCAAGGTGTTACGGGGCTTATCGCCGAGGCCTTGAAACACTTCCGTGTGATCTTGTTTGATCAACGTGGCACCGGGCGGTCTTTTAGGCTCGACGCCAACCTGCCCGCGGAAGAGCTTTCCTCAGAACGGTTAGCTTTGCTGAGGCAGGAGCAGATCGTGGAAGATGCCGAAGCGCTTCGCCGGTATCTGGGCGCGGAGCAGTGGTCGGTGTACGGCCAAAGCTTCGGTGGCTTCATCATCACCAGTTACCTCTCGCGATATCCAGAGGTGGTTGAGCAGGCCTACCTCACCGGAGGACTGCCAGCGCTTCATGCGCCGCTAGACGATGTGTACCGAACGACATTCCAGAAGCTCCGGTATCGCCATGAAATGTTTTATCGGGAGTTTCCGTGGGCGGAGCGCCGAATTCGTGAGATTGCGCACCATCTGGACAATTCACATGAATTGCTTCCGACGGGGGAGCGCCTCAGCTCGCGGCGTTTCCGCACTATCGGGATTGACTTGGGGCGAGGTGCAGGATTCTATTCCTTGGCATATCTGCTTGAAGAGCCTTTCTACACAATACGCGGGGAGAAACGGCTTCGACGCGACTTCCTCGCCCAGGTCGGCGAGGCCGTCAGTTTCGAAGCCGGCCCATTGTACGCAGCCATCCATGAATCGATTTATGGCGGTGTAGGTGGCCAGAGTATTACTGGGTGGGCAGCGCACCGCGTGCGAGAGGAGATAGCAGGGTTTGAGGAGAACGCGGATCCGCAAGGTGAAGCTCCCTACTACCTGACGGGGGAACACATCTTCCCCTGGCAGTTTGAGGAAGACCCAGCGCTGCGGTTGTTCCAAGGACCTGCGGAAGAGTTGGCGAGGAGAACGTGGGCGTCGACCCCATACAGCGAAAGCGGTCTACAGCAAGCGAAGGCGACAGCCGCTGCGGCAGTGTACGTCGATGATGTTTTCGTGCCTTTCGAATACTCGATGGAAACTGCAGAGGTCTATCGAGATCTCCGCCCTCACATCACCAACAAGTTCCAGCACGATGGTATTCGTTGGGAAGGTGGCCCCATTTTCGCGGAATTACATGCGAAAATTCGGGATCATTAGTGCACTGGCGTAGATTTAAGAACTTGTGCAAGCAATTCTGGATTTGCCGCTGACAAATTTTACGGCGTCGGTGGTATTTACCGTCTTATCGATAGTAGCGATTATCGCTGCGACATGGGGTTTTAAGGGACACTCGTTGCTGAGGTCCCTGTTCCGTCCCGCGGCCCTTTCACTCGGAATCGCCTATTTCGGAAAACTTGTTTTTGAGCAGCAGTGGAAAGTCATCCCCGATAAAGTGCCGTGGGAACTGACCCTCACCGTTGCCGGCACTATTTTTGTGGTGCTATGCGCATTTATGCAACGTAAGCGAAGGATTGTTGTCGCTCTCCTAGTGGTTTTCAGCATCTTCGTCACTGTGCTGCAGTTCAATGCCTTTTATCAAACCTTTCCGGATCTGCAAACGTTGGAAGCGCGAAACGTGGCGGCCCAAATGGACCATCAGCACTTCACTAAATTGAAGAAGCCGCCTCTTGTGAAAGGGCATGAGGCTGGTGCCCTAGTCGAGGTTTCCTTAGACGGAGGAGAGTCAGGGTGGAAGCCTCGGAAATCCTACGCCTATGTTCCCCCAGCGTATTGGACACGGGAGGAACCGCTGCCTGTGCTTTTGTTGATGGCCGGAAACCCTGGCACCCCAGACGAGTGGATTGACTCGGGGCGTGCGGTCATGATCGCTGACGCTTACCAAAAATCGCACGACGGAGTTTCACCGATTGTGATTACGGTCGACGCGACAGGATCGTTCACTGGCAATCCGGGCTGCGCAGATGGAACACGGGGCCACGTGATGAGCTACCTAGCCAAGGACCTTCCTAGCATTGTGCAGAGCAAATTCCGCGTAAATGAGGACACATCTAAGTGGACGATCGGCGGTTTGAGCTACGGAGGAACGTGTGCCCTGCAGGTAGCGGCTAATCATCCAGAGACCTATGGGAATTTCCTCGACTTCTCTGGCGAACCAGAAGTATCACTTGGTAGTCGGGATGCCACGGTCGCGACAATTTTTGGCGGTAGGGTTAAAGCATTCTGGGATCAAGACCCGCAGACCTTGTTGCGGGAGGCGCAGAAGAATCAGGATCCCAAATACCGTCACATCCATGGAATTTTTGCCGTGGGGAAAGAAGATAAGTCTGTTCGACCGCTTATGGAACCGATCAGCAACCTCGCGAATGCTGCCGGAATGCACACGCGCATCCATGTGGTTCCCGGAGGGCACGATTATCAAGTGTGGCGGGTTGCACTGGACCAGACTTTTGAGTGGGTAGCGCAGCGTGGAGGTCTGGGTAGACATGCGGATGAACCCAAACCCGTGGAGACCGACCGGGACGCATTAGGCGGAAAGCCCCAAGAAGGCGTTCTGCCTTCGGAGGAAAAGCAAGCGGGGTAGAGGCGCAGAAGCAAGCGGCCTAGAAGCTAGAGGAACCTCCGCCACCGGAGAATCCAGAGCTAAAACTCGTGTTCACCCCACCTGAGCTTCCAGAACTAGCAGCGCTGACGTCCGCGGAGTGCCATGACGACAACATGAAGTATGGGTACCAGCCGTTGTAACCGTAGCCGGGGCGCCACGAAGAGTCACCGATATCAGGAACAGAGTGATTCTCCAGTTTCAACTTCTTCATGTGGCTACTGATCTGCTCCATGGCATGGCTGTGCTTGCGCAAAGCCATCGCAAATCGGTCCATGAAATCAGGTGCTTCCAAATCGGTTTCGAGGGCACGTAGCTCCTGATCGGCCTCGTGCAATTCGGTTTGAACACCGACAAGTTGGTTCTTCTTGATCTCCTTGGCGTTGAGTGCTTCTGAAATGTCCTCACGAAGCGAAGCAATCTCTCGCTTCCGGATAATGCCATCGCCACGTTCCATATCGAATAGCGTGTTGATGTTCTTGTCTGCGTTCTCTAGTTTGGAAACGCTCGAATGCGCCTCTTCGATTTCCTTGCGCTTGGCGTGGAATTCCTTATCAGTGGAATCTGGTGTCAATCCAAGTTGATCGACAGTGGAATGAGCATCCAAGAAATCTCGCCTGATGCTTTCCCACTGGCTACGCAGCTCGGCGTGGGCTAGCGGAGAAGTTAGAGAGTTGGCGCGGATGTCGATCTGATCGAGCTTTTGCGCAGTTTCTCCATACGTGGAGGAGATGTAGCTGAAGTTCTTACGCGCCTCAGCGGTCTTCTTTCGGCGCTGCGAGACATAAGCCCCTGCACCAATCGCGCCTGCGACAGCCCCGACCGCGCCTACAGTTCCAGCAACGGCTTTTCCTGAAGGGCCGTTGTCCTCCTTTTCCAAGGAAGGATCAGCAGCTGCTTTAGCGCCCTCCAACAAACCGGCTGCCCAGCGTTCATCCTTGAAACTAGGTTTCATCTCATCCAGTGAACGCTCTAGGTGAGAATCCCCCGAACCCAATTTGAGAGCAGAACAAACGTCATTGCCACAGTAAATACCGTTGTGACGTTTTTCGGTGGATACGGCGACGATGAGCTCGCCCAGTTTCCATGTGGCGCCCTTACCCGTCCCGTCTGGCACCAAGTCGGGACGGTTTTTGCCGACCCACTCCACAACATCGTCATTGAGGTTGTCGGATTCTCCGTCGATAACCAGGTACGTGACACTTTTAACCGCACTTGGAAATTTAATCTTGCTGGTTTCTTGGACCAGGAATTTTTCGTCATTCGACTTCAAGGTGCCCTGTGGGTTTTCCACTTTGATGTTGACCTTGGAAGCGGCGGAGCCCTTGTCCACGGAAGCTGGGGCACTAGGGGCGGTTGATAGTGCGGACACTGCGGGCGTCGAACCAAAAAGACCAGCTAAACACGCTGCTGCCGCTAGCGATACGGCGGGACGGACGAAAGCGGGCAGACGGTGTGAAGTGGAAGTCATGCACCCCAGTTTAAGACTTAATCTTTTGGGACGCCGGAAGTGGCTCGAATCAAGCTGTGCCAGACTAGCGGGGTTACGGTAGCAGCCCAGAGTAATGACGCCGCGGAATCCGTGGGGAAGTGAACGCCCCGGGTCACAACCGTCAGCCAGATCACGAACATAAGGGTGCCTGCCACGATGAGGACAATGACCCGGGCGATTCGGGCGACGTAAGCATTGGGGAACTCGTACGTGGTGACTAATAGAACGAGGCTCACCGCAACTACACCAAAAAATGCGCTGTGACCACTGGGGTAGGACCATCCAGCCTGCAGTGAATCGGTAGGGTGCGGCAGCAATGCGAGGTCGGGGCGCTCCCGGGCGAAGATGAATTTAGCGCCCCACAGCGGTGCCCAAGACAGCAAGATCGTGAGCCCAAAAATCCACGGATGGAGTGTGGGGCGATGAAGGAGGGCCAAAATGGCGATGAGAACTATCGTGTAGATCGCTGCCTTGCGAGGGAGGAAAGTGACGTAGACCCAGTCGACAATTATCCCGAAACTGCCCGTGCGATGAGCGTTGAACCATTGAACACAAGGGAGATCGACGGCACTGTTCTGCAGCAGGAAGCCACTGGAAAGAACTATCGTCGCCCCCAGGATCGCTATGCAGAGAAGGCGAGGGAAGTTGGCCCGGGGCGCATCGGTATCCGGGGTATTGCGGGAGTGGGAAGGCTGCGACACGATTACTGAGTTCACCCTTTTATACGAAAATGACCCTGGCGCCTCCTCCCGGATGGGAAGTTGGCGGCAGGGTTTTGGTCGGACTGACAGGATTTGAACCTGCGACCCCTACACCCCCAGTGTAGTGCGCTACCAAACTGCGCCACAGCCCGATCGCTGTGCTCTTCGTGAGTGGCAATGCGGGCCACGTCGCCTGAGCAAGCTTGGACTAGATTACACCAAAGGGATTCGGGAGTACTAATCGACTGGTTTGATGGGTTCTTCGGTCACGATGATGCCGTCGGAATCACAGTAGACGTAGTGACCGGGGACGAAATCTACGCTGCCGAGGCTGACGACGATGTCGCGTTCGCCATCGCCAGTTTTGGAAGACTTCCGGGGGTTCGTACCTAGGGCCTTGCAGCCGAAGTCCATCCCTCCGATGACCTTGGAATCGCGAATCGGGCCGTTGACGATAACGCCAGCCCATCCGTGCCCTTTGCCTAGGCCTGCGATGATGTCGCCAACGAGGGCACTGCGCATGGAAGCTCGACCGTCGATTACGAGCACTCCGCCAGGGTTGTCTTCGCTCAGAATTGACTTCAAAAGGGCGTTATCTTGGAAGCACTTAACTGTGGAGATCTTGCCGCAAAATTCAACCCTGCCACCGAGATCGCGGAACTGGGTATCGCAGGATTGTACGTCTTCTCCAATGATGTCAACGAGGTCGGCAGTGGGGATAAAAGTTAGCTCGCTCATGGGTGAAAGTGTACTGTGCCACCTGTTCGAGGGAAGGAAAAGGGCTAAATGGGTTGCGAGGCGGGCGGCGGTTACACTCGCGGTGAAGCCCATGTGGCGATGAGTTCGCCCACGCGCTGTCCGCTGCCACGGCGCTGCAGTAGATGATCGATTTCCGGAAGTGTCAGGAGGCTGGAAATACGGGCGGGGTGGGTGACAAAATTGAGTGCCTCTTGAAAAGCAACCACATCATCATCAGGGGAGTGGATCGCTAGATGAGAAACAGCGGATTCCCGGAGGGCGGAGAAATCCGCATCGGGGTCCACTTCACGTAAGTCGCGGAAGAATTCCGCGCCCACAGTTACGCCTCGCCCGGGGATTTCCAGAGTTTCGCCGTCCGCGGCGGCTTCCAGTACAGCAGCGACTTCCGGCAGGGAATCTTTCACGTGGCGAGGATCATAGGGCGTGCCGATCGTAGCAACAGCGCGCACGGAGGGTATGTGACGTGCGGCTCGGATCACCGCGCTGCCTCCGAGTGAATGGCCCACCAACAAAGAAGGGGGCTGTGCGTGTGCAGCTAGCCAATTCGCAGCGGAAACCACGTCTTCCACGTTTGTGGTCAAAGAGGATTTCGCAAAGTCGCCCCCCGAAGTTCCCAATCCGGCCAAATCAATTCTCACGCTTGCGATGCCATGCTTCGCCAGAGTTTTGGAAACACGAGTCACGCCTACCGCGCTGCGGGCGCAGGTAAAGCATGCCACCACAATTGCGGTGGGTACTTCGCCCGCTTGAAACTCTTCGGCCTCCAAAGCGGCTGGCGCATCTAGGGTGGCTCCAATGTCGTACTCGCCGTTTGGTCCATGGGTGCGACCGGCGGGAATGCTGAAGTGGGTGGACTTGGTAGCAGGACTCATGGCGGGACCTTCTGGGGCTGGACTATCGTTGGTCTATTAGTAACAAAACCTCTGCACCGCGCAGAGAATGGACATCGATTAACCGAAGGGTAGGCCGCTCGCATGGCATTTGACTGGTTCTGGAAGGCAATGGGTTCCTCGCCAACGAAGAATCAGAAGAAAAGCAGAGCTGTCGTCGCGCAAGCAGGCGCCGATCGTTTCGCTCAAGCCACTGATGAGGAGCTTCGCGATCACGCTAGGAGCACAATCGCCAACGCGTGGCCGAAAGCATCGTCAGGGCAGCGCGACGCGGAGGATTTCGATGCTCCGCAACCCTCGGTGAAGGATGCATCGGCACTGTTGGCGGTGCTGCGCGAGGCCGCTCGACGGACGTTGAGCATGTCCCCATTTGACGTGCAAATGCAGGGCACGTTGCGTTTGCTGCACGGCGATGTCGTGGAGATGGCAACTGGCGAGGGGAAAACGCTCACCGGTGCGATGGCAGCTTGCGGTTACGCATTGCAAGGTAAGAGGGTGCACGTCATCACGGTGAACTCTTACCTTGCTGGTCGAGATGATAAATGGATGGGCCCGATGTTCGATTTCTTCGGCCTTACCCACGGCGCAATCCACGAGGACCTCACCAGTGAAGAGCGCCGCGATATTTACAACCGTGACATTGTTTTCGGCGCTATCAACGAGCTTGGTTTCGACGTGCTCCGCGATCAATTGATTACTCGCAACGAAGACGCGGTACGGGCCGATGCGGATGTCGCTGTAATTGACGAAGCCGACTCAGTCATGGTTGATGAAGCTTTGGTGCCTTTGGTACTTGCCGGTTCGGAACCTGGCCCTGCGCCCGCTGGCCGCATCACCGATTTGGTGAAATCTATGGAAGAAGGCGAGCACTTCCACGTCTCCGATGACCAACGCAACGTTTTCCTCACCGACAAAGGTGCGGCTTTTGTGGAGAAGGAACTCGGCATTGATTCGCTTTATGGAACTTCGGAGCTCGACGCCACCACGGGCTCCGCTGCAGCTGTTGAACAAGGGGCAGAAGCCAAGCCCGGTGACACGTTGGTGCAGGTCAACGTCGCGCTACATGCGGAACACCTGTTGACCCGCGACGTGCACTACATTGTCCGCGAAGGCAAGGTTGCACTCATCGACGGTTCCCGTGGCCGTGTGGCAGACCTACAGCGCTGGCCAGATGGACTGCAAGCAGCAGTGGAGGCGAAGGAAGGGCTAGCTGTCACTGATGGCGGGCGCATCCTAGATCAAATCACGATTCAAGCTCTAGTGGGCATGTACCCCGAAGTATGTGGCATGACCGGTACAGCCATCGCGGCGAGTGATCAGCTCCGTCAGTTCTACGATCTGTTCGTGTCGGTCATTGAACCGAATGTGCCTACCAAGCGTTTTGATGAGGCTGATCGTGTTTATGTCAGCGCGGAGGAACGCAACCGCGCGGTGATTGAGCACATCGTTGAAGTGCAGCGTACGGGGCAGCCACAGCTCGTCGGAACGCAGGATGTGGCTGAGTCCGAAGAGTTGGCGGAAGCGCTGGCTGAAGCTGGGGTGGATTGCAACGTTCTCAACGCCAAGAACCATGAAGCGGAAGCCGGCGTCATCGCAGAGGCAGGGAGACCAGGTAGCGTGACCGTATCGACACAGATGGCCGGACGAGGTACGGACATCAAGCTTGGCGGCGCGGATGAGGCTGAACACGATCAAGTTGTGGAAGCCGGTGGCCTGCACGTGGTTGGTGTCGGGCGTTATCGGTCGGCCCGACTAGATAATCAGCTGCGTGGTCGCGCCGGGCGCCAAGGTGACCCCGGCAGTTCTGTGTTCTTCGTTTCGCTGGAAGACGATGTAGTAGCCATTGGTGGCGCCGGCGAAGAATTGCAGGCAAAGCCAGAAGAAGACGGCTTGTTGCCACAAAAGAAAGTGCTGCAGTTCGTGGATCACTGCCAGCGCGTGACCGAGGGGCAGATGTTGGACATCCACGCAACGACGTGGAAGTACAACAAGCTCATCAAGGACCAGCGAGACATCATTAATGAACGGCGCCAGAAGCTGTTGACGACTGATGCGGCATGGGAAGACTTGAGTTACCACGATGTGGATAAAGCTAACGAGCTGAAAAACCGCGGTATCGAGCAAGCCGTTTTGGAACAGGCTGCGCGTGAGGTGATGCTGTTCCATCTCGACTCCGCGTGGAGTGACCATTTGGCTTACCTTGACGACATTCGGGAATCCATTCACCTGCGAGCGATCGCGCGCGAATCACCCATTGATGAATTCCACCGTATGTCGATTGCAGCCTTCAAGGATTTGGCCGAGTCCGCTGTGGAGAAGGCCCGTGAGACGTTTAGCGAAGTCGAAATCGATGAGGACGGCGCGCACCTCGAGGGCCTTGGGTTGCACAAGCCGAGCGCAACCTGGACTTATATGGTTAACGATAACCCGTTGTCTAGCGGTGGTGGCTCTGTCGTGGGGTCGATCGCGCAAATGTTCCGC
Coding sequences within it:
- a CDS encoding glyceraldehyde-3-phosphate dehydrogenase; this encodes MTSHVPNQNDWNERLHLAQEMLPLISRLHRENNVVTSIFGRLLVNVTDIDIIKSHRYARRVVEKELPLSSTLPVLQELVKMNLGTSSIDIGSLASRFEKSGETDLRAYLDKELAEVVGTNDQREPRDVVLYGFGRIGRLLARILISREAMYGGARLRAVVVRSKGEGDIIKRASLLRRDSVHGAFDGTISTDVENNTIWANGTPIKIIYANSPTEIDYTEYGIKDAIVVDNTGVWRDRDGLSQHLQSKGVSKVLLTAPGKGDIKNIVYGINHGDIAEDDNILSAASCTTNGITPVLKVINDRYGVQHGHVETVHSFTNDQNLIDNFHKGERRGRAAGLNMVLTATGAASAVAKALPEFKGKLTGNAIRVPTPDVSMAVLNLTLDKEVEADEVNNYLRRVSLHSTLRQQIDFIKSPEVVSTDFVGTTHAGIVDGLATIASGNHLVLYVWYDNEFGYSNQVIRIVEEIAGVRPKVLPQRAAAQDL
- a CDS encoding DUF5129 domain-containing protein; translation: MTSTSHRLPAFVRPAVSLAAAACLAGLFGSTPAVSALSTAPSAPASVDKGSAASKVNIKVENPQGTLKSNDEKFLVQETSKIKFPSAVKSVTYLVIDGESDNLNDDVVEWVGKNRPDLVPDGTGKGATWKLGELIVAVSTEKRHNGIYCGNDVCSALKLGSGDSHLERSLDEMKPSFKDERWAAGLLEGAKAAADPSLEKEDNGPSGKAVAGTVGAVGAVAGAIGAGAYVSQRRKKTAEARKNFSYISSTYGETAQKLDQIDIRANSLTSPLAHAELRSQWESIRRDFLDAHSTVDQLGLTPDSTDKEFHAKRKEIEEAHSSVSKLENADKNINTLFDMERGDGIIRKREIASLREDISEALNAKEIKKNQLVGVQTELHEADQELRALETDLEAPDFMDRFAMALRKHSHAMEQISSHMKKLKLENHSVPDIGDSSWRPGYGYNGWYPYFMLSSWHSADVSAASSGSSGGVNTSFSSGFSGGGGSSSF
- a CDS encoding alpha/beta hydrolase family protein, with the protein product MSPATKSTHFSIPAGRTHGPNGEYDIGATLDAPAALEAEEFQAGEVPTAIVVACFTCARSAVGVTRVSKTLAKHGIASVRIDLAGLGTSGGDFAKSSLTTNVEDVVSAANWLAAHAQPPSLLVGHSLGGSAVIRAARHIPSVRAVATIGTPYDPRHVKDSLPEVAAVLEAAADGETLEIPGRGVTVGAEFFRDLREVDPDADFSALRESAVSHLAIHSPDDDVVAFQEALNFVTHPARISSLLTLPEIDHLLQRRGSGQRVGELIATWASPRV
- a CDS encoding alpha/beta hydrolase, whose translation is MPLTNFTASVVFTVLSIVAIIAATWGFKGHSLLRSLFRPAALSLGIAYFGKLVFEQQWKVIPDKVPWELTLTVAGTIFVVLCAFMQRKRRIVVALLVVFSIFVTVLQFNAFYQTFPDLQTLEARNVAAQMDHQHFTKLKKPPLVKGHEAGALVEVSLDGGESGWKPRKSYAYVPPAYWTREEPLPVLLLMAGNPGTPDEWIDSGRAVMIADAYQKSHDGVSPIVITVDATGSFTGNPGCADGTRGHVMSYLAKDLPSIVQSKFRVNEDTSKWTIGGLSYGGTCALQVAANHPETYGNFLDFSGEPEVSLGSRDATVATIFGGRVKAFWDQDPQTLLREAQKNQDPKYRHIHGIFAVGKEDKSVRPLMEPISNLANAAGMHTRIHVVPGGHDYQVWRVALDQTFEWVAQRGGLGRHADEPKPVETDRDALGGKPQEGVLPSEEKQAG
- the rraA gene encoding ribonuclease E activity regulator RraA, which produces MSELTFIPTADLVDIIGEDVQSCDTQFRDLGGRVEFCGKISTVKCFQDNALLKSILSEDNPGGVLVIDGRASMRSALVGDIIAGLGKGHGWAGVIVNGPIRDSKVIGGMDFGCKALGTNPRKSSKTGDGERDIVVSLGSVDFVPGHYVYCDSDGIIVTEEPIKPVD
- a CDS encoding alpha/beta fold hydrolase → MTTTRHFGHTIREHTLEVPWDHADPARLGSFSLYAREIIADGGENRPYLVYFQGGPGFPAPRPQGVTGLIAEALKHFRVILFDQRGTGRSFRLDANLPAEELSSERLALLRQEQIVEDAEALRRYLGAEQWSVYGQSFGGFIITSYLSRYPEVVEQAYLTGGLPALHAPLDDVYRTTFQKLRYRHEMFYREFPWAERRIREIAHHLDNSHELLPTGERLSSRRFRTIGIDLGRGAGFYSLAYLLEEPFYTIRGEKRLRRDFLAQVGEAVSFEAGPLYAAIHESIYGGVGGQSITGWAAHRVREEIAGFEENADPQGEAPYYLTGEHIFPWQFEEDPALRLFQGPAEELARRTWASTPYSESGLQQAKATAAAAVYVDDVFVPFEYSMETAEVYRDLRPHITNKFQHDGIRWEGGPIFAELHAKIRDH
- a CDS encoding formate--tetrahydrofolate ligase, with the translated sequence MTTAAQPTDVEIAQAHELQPIEDIATKANIPSEALLPFGRAKAKIDIGALNSKMPQESLQSPNTAAKTPNGQLVLVTAMSPTPAGEGKSTVLIGLADAMNLRGHNSIVAIREPSQGPVMGIKGGAAGGGYAQVVPMEDINLHFTGDMHAITAATNTLAAIVDNHIHHGNALNIDPRRVTWRRCLDVNDRALRNIVTGLGGPVQGVPREAGFDITAASEIMAILCLASDFADLKTRLGRIVVGQTYDRSPVTAADLKATGALAVLLRDAINPNLVQTLGGTPALVHGGPFANIAHGCNSLVATKTALGLADVVLTEAGFGSDLGAEKFFDIKARAGDLNVGAVVIVATIRSLKFNGGVAKSDLTSENLEALEAGLVNLERHVANTRKFNTEPVVALNAFASDTPAEREALQAWGEKHGVRVVETRVWAEGGDGALDLADTVARVLEQDKQKRSPSLPLYDPAEGIESSLHTIATEIYGAKGVELSNAARKDLQFLKDNGWDTLPVCISKTQYSFTDDASALGAPTGHILHVRQLVPRIGAGFIVALTGDVMTLPGLPKHPAAEGIDLDGSGKIMGLF
- a CDS encoding phosphatase PAP2 family protein — encoded protein: MSQPSHSRNTPDTDAPRANFPRLLCIAILGATIVLSSGFLLQNSAVDLPCVQWFNAHRTGSFGIIVDWVYVTFLPRKAAIYTIVLIAILALLHRPTLHPWIFGLTILLSWAPLWGAKFIFARERPDLALLPHPTDSLQAGWSYPSGHSAFFGVVAVSLVLLVTTYEFPNAYVARIARVIVLIVAGTLMFVIWLTVVTRGVHFPTDSAASLLWAATVTPLVWHSLIRATSGVPKD